In the Colletotrichum lupini chromosome 1, complete sequence genome, one interval contains:
- a CDS encoding chaperonin GroL — translation MQRALSSRARASVLSAAPSKFRAGAGLGQQLRFAHKELKFGVEGRAALLAGADTLAKAVATTLGPKGRNVLIESSYGSPKITKDGVTVAKAITLKDKFENLGARLIQDVASKTNETAGDGTTTATVLARSIFSETVKNVAAGCNPMDLRRGIQAAVDEVVAFLQKNKRDISTSEEVAQVATISANGDQEVGNLIAKAMEKVGKEGVITVKEGKTLVDELEVTEGMRFDRGFVSPYFITDAKSQKVEFEKPLILLSEKKISAVQDIIPALEASTQLRRPLVIIAEDIEGEALAVCILNKLRGQLQVAAVKAPGFGDNRKSILGDLAVLTNGTVFSEELDIKLEKATPDMLGSTGSITITKEDTIFLNGEGAKDSISQRCEQIRGVMNDPTTSEYEKEKLQERLAKLSGGVAVIKVGGSSEVEVGEKKDRFVDALNATRAAVEEGILPGGGTALIKASALALKDVKTANFDQQLGVTIVKNAITRPARAIVENAGLEGSVIVGKLTDEFASEFNKGFDSSKGEYVDMIAAGILDPFKVVRTGLVDASGVASLLGTTEVAIVEAPEEKGPPPMGGMGGMGGMGGMGAVSLKGLESSVLYNSTSKLSSCLNPGSYFPFRRASYLCADSPSNGRLYRSKAAHANPIFPTRAQVSQECITAYNELKLSKKYKYIIYKLSDDNKEIVVEEASADKDYDNFREKLINAQTKSKSGAVGKGPRYAVYDFEYSLASGEGERNKITFLAWSPDDAGVMAKMVYASSKEALKRSLTGIATELQANDADDIEYDSILKTVSKGMAG, via the exons ATGCAGCGCGCTCTTTCTTCCCGCGCGAGAGCTTCCGTCCTCTCTGCTGCTCCCAGCAAGTTCCGTGCCGGTGCCGGCCTGGGACAGCAGCTTCGCTTTGCCCACAAG GAGCTGAAGTTCGGTGTTGAGGGCCGTGCTGCCCTGCTCGCTGGTGCCGATACTCTGGCCAAGGCCGTCGCGACAACACTTGGCCCCAAGGGTCGCAACGTCCTCATTGAGTCAAGCTATGGCTCCCCCAAGATCACAAAGG ACGGTGTAACTGTCGCGAAGGCAATTACCCTTAAGGACAAGTTCGAGAACCTCGGCGCCCGCCTCATCCAGGACGTCGCCTCCAAGACCAACGAGACCGCCGGTGACGgtaccaccaccgccaccgTCCTCGCCCGTTCCATCTTCTCCGAGACCGTCAAGAACGTCGCCGCTGGCTGCAACCCCATGGACCTGCGCCGTGGTATCCAGGCTGCTGTCGACGAGGTCGTCGCTTTCCTCCAGAAGAACAAGAGAGATATTTCCACCAGCGAGGAGGTTGCCCAGGTCGCCACCATCTCCGCCAACGGTGACCAGGAGGTCGGCAACCTGATTGCCAAGGCCATGGAGAAGGTCGGCAAGGAGGGTGTCATCACCGTCAAGGAGGGCAAGACTCTGGTCGACGAGCTCGAGGTTACCGAGGGTATGCGCTTCGACCGCGGCTTCGTCTCCCCCTACTTCATCACCGACGCCAAGTCCCAGAAGGTCGAGTTCGAGAAGCCCCTGATCCTCCTCTCCGAGAAGAAGATCTCTGCTGTCCAGGACATCATTCCCGCTCTTGAGGCCTCCACCCAGCTGAGACGTCCTCTTGTCATCATTGCCGAGGACATTGAGGGTGAGGCTCTCGCCGTCTGCATTCTCAACAAGCTCCGTGGCCAGCTCCAGGTCGCTGCCGTCAAGGCCCCCGGCTTCGGTGACAACCGCAAGTCCATCCTCGGTGACCTGGCTGTCCTCACCAACGGTACCGTCTTCAGCGAGGAGCTTGACATCAAGCTCGAGAAGGCCACCCCCGACATGCTCGGCTCCACCGGCTCCATCACCATCACCAAGGAGGACACCATCTTCCTCAACGGTGAGGGTGCCAAGGACTCCATCTCCCAGCGCTGCGAGCAGATCCGTGGTGTCATGAACGACCCCACTACCTCCGAGTACGAGAAGGAGAAGCTCCAGGAGCGTCTGGCCAAGCTCTCTGGTGGTGTCGCCGTCATCAAGGTCGGTGGCTCCTCCGAGGTTGAGGTCGGTGAGAAGAAGGACCGCTTCGTCGATGCCCTGAACGCCACCCGCGCCGCCGTTGAGGAGGGTATCCTGCCCGGTGGTGGTACCGCCCTTATCAAGGCCTCTGCCCTTGCTCTTAAGGACGTCAAGACCGCCAACTTCGACCAGCAGCTTGGTGTCACCATCGTCAAGAACGCCATCACCCGCCCTGCTCGTGCCATCGTCGAGAACGCTGGTCTTGAGGGCTCCGTTATCGTCGGCAAGCTCACCGATGAGTTCGCCAGCGAGTTCAACAAGGGTTTCGACTCCTCCAAGGGCGAGTACGTCGACATGATTGCCGCCGGTATCCTTGACCCCTTCAAGGTCGTCCGCACCGGTCTGGTTGACGCCAGCGGTGTTGCTTCCCTGCTCGGTACCACTGAGGTCGCCATCGTTGAGGCTCCCGAAGAGAAGGGACCTCCTCCTATGGGCGGCATGGGTGGTATGGGCGGAATGGGAGGCATGGGTG CAGTATCCCTGAAGGGACTTGAGAGCTCTGTATTGTACAATAGCACTAGCAAGTTAT CATCATG TCTCAATCCGGGTTCGTATTTCCCCTTCCGAAGAGCCTCTTACCTCTGCGCCGACTCACCATCTAATGGGCGACTCTACCGCTC CAAGGCGGCGCATGCTAACCCGATTTTCCCCACCAGAGCGCAAGTCTCTCAGGAGTGCATAACGGCCTACAACGAGCTCAAGCTCTCCAAGAAGTACAAGTACATCATCTACAAGCTCTCGGACGACAACAAGGAGATCGTCGTCGAGGAGGCCTCGGCCGATAAGGACTATGACAACTTCCGCGAGAAGCTGATCAACGCCCAGACCAAGTCCAAGAGC GGTGCTGTTGGCAAGGGCCCCCGCTACGCCGTCTACGACTTCGAGTACAGCCTTGCCTCTGGCGAGGGTGAGCG CAACAAGATCACCTTCCTCGCCTGGTCCCCCGATGATGCCGGTGTCATG GCCAAGATGGTTTACGCCTCCTCCAAGGAGGCCCTGAAGCGCTCGCTCACTGGTATCGCGACCGAGCTCCAGGCCAACGATGCCGACGACATCGAGTACGACTCCATTCTCAAGACCGTCAGCAAGGGCATGGCTGGTTAA
- a CDS encoding ricin B lectin has product MKLSLLAVIVASASAAQGAITWTLEKAANPTADQTDAYTKIEAAMKLAVARHAKQGKASKTIRVYYTPGVPTAEANYNGDLRFGSNRSYMNERTALHEISHTLGVGQTAAFDSKCASGNWATALPLLRSWDGSSAKISCGGSHFWPYGLNYDTEWSETNADRHVKIINAMIADGM; this is encoded by the coding sequence ATGAAGTTGTCACTCCTTGCCGTCATCGTGGCCTCCGCCTCTGCCGCTCAAGGCGCCATCACATGGACCCTTGAGAAGGCCGCCAACCCCACGGCCGACCAAACCGACGCATACACCAAAATCGAAGCCGCCATGAAGCTCGCCGTCGCAAGACACGCAAAGCAGGGAAAGGCCAGCAAGACCATCCGTGTCTACTACACACCCGGCGTTCCTACTGCCGAGGCCAACTACAACGGTGATCTCCGCTTCGGATCGAACCGATCTTACATGAACGAGCGTACGGCACTCCACGAGATCTCCCACACACTCGGCGTTGGTCAGACTGCCGCCTTCGACTCCAAATGCGCGTCCGGCAACTGGGCTACGGCATTGCCCCTGCTTCGCTCCTGGGATGGTTCCAGTGCCAAGATCAGCTGTGGCGGCTCGCATTTCTGGCCGTACGGGCTCAACTACGATACCGAATGGAGCGAGACAAACGCGGACCGTCACGTAAAGATCATCAATGCCATGATTGCTGATGGTATGTGA